Proteins found in one archaeon genomic segment:
- a CDS encoding NAD(P)/FAD-dependent oxidoreductase has translation MISKPDYDVIIAGGGMAGLITAASIGYHSKGKASVLVIDRNTEDEPGKKTVNGWTCGDATSKRSLDYLADHIGIKYGSPELEHPVSGVYVYSPDRKSKVLFEGEGYLFNRKVAPRRQVADAKKFGTQFMYGATAERLLSDDGWVTGVTGRKADRSAFKLTAKVVVDATGSSSVLRRFLPIESNIEKEIDGDDVVGTGRYILDFDPAKQDPAFFAPDYCIIHLDQFLAPAGYAWVFPKGKTKVNIGLGISQSGLARRNRRFGLNDNLQTLIDQYVAENPVIKGARQPEGDLDSGNTKGNWQVPVRRHNDSMVANGLALVGDSAWMPRPIDAGGISPSIYGGTILGKVVAEAIEAGDTSEGSLWKYNVEYMNTHGYPMASFEVLRRYLQTVTNDQINYGMKHFLSEEDVASITERKHPEFNRARFMNPAMWFRVLGQFSLARGLRYTVTKSAALVEINLAYPEGPAGFAQWKARLGVELAETVEKFKPLDLAN, from the coding sequence GATCACAGCCGCCTCGATCGGCTACCACTCCAAGGGCAAGGCAAGCGTCCTCGTGATTGACAGGAACACGGAGGATGAGCCTGGAAAGAAGACAGTCAATGGCTGGACCTGCGGGGACGCGACCAGCAAGAGGTCGCTCGACTACCTGGCCGACCACATCGGGATCAAGTATGGCTCCCCCGAGCTCGAGCACCCGGTCAGCGGGGTCTATGTCTACTCCCCAGACAGGAAGTCCAAGGTCCTCTTCGAAGGCGAAGGTTACCTCTTCAACAGGAAGGTTGCCCCGCGCAGGCAGGTAGCGGACGCGAAGAAGTTCGGGACCCAGTTCATGTACGGCGCCACCGCCGAGCGCCTGCTCTCTGACGACGGCTGGGTCACGGGCGTGACAGGGCGGAAGGCGGACCGCTCCGCATTCAAGCTGACCGCGAAGGTAGTCGTAGACGCGACAGGCTCCTCCTCAGTCCTGAGGCGCTTCCTCCCGATTGAATCGAACATCGAGAAGGAGATCGACGGGGACGACGTGGTAGGGACCGGGCGGTACATCCTCGACTTCGACCCGGCGAAGCAGGACCCCGCATTCTTCGCGCCCGACTACTGCATCATCCACCTCGACCAGTTCTTGGCGCCCGCCGGTTACGCGTGGGTCTTCCCCAAGGGGAAGACCAAGGTGAACATCGGGCTCGGTATCTCGCAGTCCGGCCTCGCGCGCAGGAACAGGCGTTTCGGGCTCAACGACAACCTCCAGACCCTGATCGACCAGTACGTGGCCGAGAACCCGGTCATCAAGGGGGCCAGGCAGCCAGAGGGCGACTTGGACTCGGGCAACACGAAGGGGAACTGGCAGGTCCCCGTCAGGAGGCACAACGACTCCATGGTGGCCAACGGGCTCGCCCTCGTGGGCGACTCCGCCTGGATGCCGAGGCCCATAGACGCCGGAGGGATCAGCCCCTCGATCTACGGCGGGACCATACTCGGGAAAGTAGTCGCCGAGGCGATCGAGGCAGGGGACACCTCGGAGGGCTCGCTGTGGAAGTACAACGTGGAGTACATGAACACCCACGGATACCCGATGGCCTCCTTCGAAGTCCTCAGGAGGTACCTCCAGACGGTGACCAACGACCAGATCAACTATGGAATGAAGCACTTCCTGTCAGAGGAGGACGTCGCCTCGATCACTGAGAGGAAGCACCCTGAGTTCAACAGGGCCCGCTTCATGAACCCGGCGATGTGGTTCAGGGTCCTCGGGCAGTTCTCGCTCGCCAGGGGCCTCAGGTACACTGTGACCAAGAGCGCGGCCCTCGTGGAAATCAATCTCGCATACCCAGAGGGCCCGGCCGGCTTCGCCCAGTGGAAGGCAAGGCTTGGGGTCGAGCTCGCAGAGACGGTCGAGAAGTTCAAGCCCCTCGACCTCGCCAACTAG
- a CDS encoding PPOX class F420-dependent oxidoreductase: MALFDGKSEAFLREAHFAKLATVMKDGSPHVTPIWYAYEAGKLMVNTTTDRVKYYNIKRDPRVCILVDNGYQYLMVFGKARVAKERDAMKDIEALAVRYRGEEAGRKSARDRYWKMDRVSIEIEPERVVSGL, encoded by the coding sequence ATGGCTCTCTTCGACGGGAAGTCCGAGGCATTCCTCAGGGAAGCGCACTTCGCGAAGCTGGCGACGGTCATGAAGGATGGGTCGCCCCACGTGACCCCCATCTGGTACGCCTACGAGGCGGGGAAGCTGATGGTCAATACGACCACCGACCGCGTGAAGTACTACAACATCAAACGCGACCCGAGGGTCTGCATCCTCGTGGACAACGGCTATCAGTACCTGATGGTCTTCGGGAAGGCGAGGGTCGCGAAGGAGAGGGACGCCATGAAGGACATCGAGGCGCTCGCAGTAAGGTACAGAGGCGAGGAGGCCGGGAGGAAGTCGGCCAGGGACAGGTACTGGAAGATGGACCGCGTCTCCATCGAGATCGAGCCCGAGAGGGTCGTCTCCGGGCTCTAG
- a CDS encoding TetR/AcrR family transcriptional regulator, with translation MQAQEHTATSDRILESASKLFAEKGFSNVSIRDICRATGTTAPAIYYYFGSKKGLFEAAARKRISMANFIAELSSTSKAKDPRKGLDSFIGVYLSSFPERAFDAGFYLRDSASLDKASARRASEDLDRVGEVAEALIRRCVDEGLFRKADPRLAADCLLGMLNRVIFQHIHFSKRSDRETYRRFVTDLFFRAMK, from the coding sequence GTGCAGGCCCAAGAGCACACTGCGACTTCTGACAGGATCCTCGAGTCTGCTTCGAAGCTCTTCGCGGAGAAGGGCTTCTCCAACGTCTCGATCAGAGACATCTGCCGCGCGACAGGGACCACGGCGCCAGCGATCTACTATTACTTCGGGAGCAAGAAGGGGCTCTTCGAGGCTGCGGCCAGGAAGAGGATCTCAATGGCCAACTTCATCGCCGAGCTCTCCTCGACATCGAAAGCGAAAGATCCAAGGAAGGGACTCGACTCCTTCATCGGCGTCTACCTCTCCTCCTTCCCAGAGAGGGCCTTCGACGCCGGCTTCTACCTCCGCGACTCTGCGAGCCTCGACAAGGCGAGCGCCCGCCGGGCGAGCGAGGACCTCGACAGGGTAGGAGAGGTGGCGGAGGCTTTGATCCGAAGATGCGTCGACGAGGGCCTCTTCAGGAAGGCTGACCCGCGCCTCGCGGCTGACTGCCTGCTCGGGATGCTCAACAGGGTGATCTTCCAACACATCCACTTCTCGAAACGCTCCGACCGTGAGACCTACCGACGCTTCGTGACAGACCTCTTCTTCAGAGCGATGAAGTAG
- a CDS encoding tetratricopeptide repeat protein, which yields MPGISLPLFEDLLPKGLNYGANYLVEFEPHSLWFEASLTLCAQALRKGSKADYHTFTHIPRDVRAGLANLGIDANALEEQDAFRIVDSYTVQTGIGQPEKMGGAGRLPVDLLTVDLDEWTKSDIEGAALEVPEVDKRRFHVDDDTSILVQFNGEAKVVSHFRTQTVPYARRKEMAAFHSVLRGAFSDSFYKQFESFCDGIFEFKAEDSTEGLTQWMRVRAMRGAPHDSAWRRLRLLDTGEVAIEAHMPSAEVAKPEARRSLAAIMFTDTVGFTKMSQEDEAGAIELLRTQRELMRKEFLRFNGREVKTTGDGFLVEFSSALEAVRCGMEMQRAIRGVGNRLQARVGIHLGDVVHDGSDLIGDAVNVASRIESLATPGGVCVTAQVKESVFNKVEYSFESLGTPDLKNVLAPVQVYSVYERGMAPPASARPDQAPSKDRVAVLPFSNFGADHTDEYFADGMTEELISAVSRTPGLRVIARTSVMKYKGSDKTAGEIGKDLRVGSILEGSVRKSGNRIRVSVQLVDATTEEPKWAEEYDRELADVLVIQGDIAGKVASALRAQVSPQAGEGQARPVDPEAYTDYLRGRQMWNRRTLESLNKAVEFFERALAVDPGYAKAYTGLADSYAALALLELVPPKEAYPKAREAIAKALVLDPGLAEAQSSLGLVKFQYDWDWQGAEEAFRQAIRLNPSYAPAHHYFADLLKALGRFDEALSEIAKAQELDPLSLAISTGVGHVLYLSRQYDRAIEQYGRAAELDPDFMQTHLWFGRPYLQKGMFPEAISELQTAVRLSGESTLALAMLGHGLASAGRKEEALAILRRLEDRSKEKYVPSYWIAVVYNGFHDREEVLKWMKGAFEERSSWLVWSNVEPRFDWLKSDGEFRSLIEKMRFPGTPANR from the coding sequence TTGCCGGGAATTAGCCTCCCCCTGTTCGAAGACCTTTTGCCCAAGGGGCTCAACTACGGGGCCAACTATCTAGTCGAGTTCGAGCCTCACTCTCTGTGGTTCGAAGCGTCGCTTACCCTCTGCGCCCAGGCGCTGAGGAAGGGCTCCAAGGCAGACTACCATACGTTCACCCACATCCCCCGCGACGTGAGGGCCGGCCTTGCGAACCTCGGCATAGACGCCAACGCGCTCGAGGAGCAGGACGCCTTCAGGATCGTTGACAGCTACACGGTCCAAACGGGGATCGGCCAGCCTGAGAAGATGGGAGGTGCGGGTCGCCTCCCGGTGGACCTGCTCACCGTCGACCTGGACGAGTGGACCAAGTCAGACATCGAGGGGGCTGCCTTGGAGGTCCCAGAAGTCGACAAGCGCCGCTTCCACGTCGACGACGACACCTCGATCTTGGTGCAGTTCAACGGCGAGGCAAAGGTGGTTTCTCACTTCAGGACCCAGACCGTCCCCTATGCTAGGAGAAAGGAGATGGCCGCCTTCCACTCCGTACTCCGGGGTGCCTTCTCTGACTCGTTCTACAAGCAGTTCGAGTCGTTCTGCGACGGCATCTTCGAGTTCAAGGCCGAAGACTCGACGGAAGGGCTGACCCAGTGGATGAGGGTCAGGGCGATGAGAGGCGCGCCGCACGATTCGGCCTGGAGAAGGCTCCGATTGCTAGACACGGGAGAGGTCGCGATCGAGGCACACATGCCCTCCGCGGAGGTCGCTAAGCCCGAGGCACGGAGGTCTCTGGCGGCGATAATGTTCACTGACACGGTCGGTTTCACCAAGATGAGCCAGGAGGACGAGGCCGGAGCGATAGAACTGCTGAGGACGCAGAGGGAGCTGATGCGGAAGGAGTTCCTCAGGTTCAACGGGAGGGAGGTCAAGACGACCGGGGACGGTTTCCTGGTCGAGTTCTCGAGCGCCTTGGAGGCGGTCAGATGCGGCATGGAGATGCAGAGGGCCATCAGAGGTGTCGGAAACAGGCTCCAGGCCAGGGTCGGGATACACTTGGGCGACGTGGTCCACGACGGCTCCGACCTGATAGGGGACGCAGTCAACGTCGCATCGAGGATCGAGTCCCTCGCTACGCCGGGAGGGGTCTGCGTGACCGCGCAGGTGAAGGAGAGCGTCTTCAACAAGGTCGAATATTCCTTCGAGTCCCTGGGGACCCCCGACCTGAAGAACGTCCTGGCCCCGGTCCAGGTTTACTCTGTCTACGAGCGCGGGATGGCCCCACCCGCCTCCGCGCGCCCTGACCAGGCACCCTCCAAGGACAGGGTCGCGGTCCTGCCATTCTCGAACTTCGGCGCCGACCACACTGACGAGTACTTCGCGGACGGCATGACGGAGGAGCTGATCTCCGCTGTCTCGAGGACCCCGGGACTGAGGGTCATCGCGAGGACCTCTGTGATGAAGTACAAGGGTTCCGACAAGACGGCCGGAGAGATTGGGAAGGACCTCCGAGTGGGGAGCATCCTCGAGGGCAGCGTCAGGAAGTCGGGGAACAGGATCAGGGTCTCCGTCCAGCTCGTGGACGCGACAACCGAGGAGCCGAAGTGGGCGGAGGAATACGACAGAGAGCTTGCAGACGTCCTGGTCATCCAGGGGGACATCGCCGGCAAGGTCGCCTCTGCGCTTAGGGCCCAGGTCTCACCCCAGGCGGGGGAGGGCCAGGCCAGGCCGGTCGACCCGGAGGCCTACACCGACTACCTCAGGGGGAGGCAGATGTGGAACCGCAGGACCCTCGAGTCGCTGAACAAGGCGGTCGAATTCTTCGAAAGGGCGCTGGCCGTCGACCCTGGGTACGCGAAGGCCTACACCGGACTCGCGGACTCGTACGCTGCCCTGGCGCTCCTGGAGCTGGTCCCTCCGAAGGAGGCGTACCCCAAGGCGCGCGAGGCGATAGCGAAGGCACTCGTGCTCGACCCGGGCCTGGCCGAGGCCCAGTCCTCACTGGGGCTCGTCAAGTTCCAGTACGATTGGGATTGGCAGGGAGCCGAAGAAGCCTTTCGCCAGGCGATCAGGTTGAACCCGAGCTACGCGCCCGCCCACCACTACTTCGCAGACCTCCTCAAGGCCCTGGGGCGCTTCGACGAGGCCCTGTCTGAAATCGCGAAGGCTCAAGAGCTGGACCCCCTCTCCCTTGCCATCAGCACGGGAGTGGGGCACGTTCTGTATCTCTCCAGGCAGTACGACCGCGCCATCGAACAGTATGGCCGGGCAGCCGAGCTGGACCCTGACTTCATGCAGACGCACCTGTGGTTTGGGAGGCCTTACCTGCAGAAGGGGATGTTTCCGGAGGCGATTTCTGAGCTCCAGACTGCCGTCCGCCTCTCGGGGGAGAGCACCCTCGCCCTCGCGATGCTCGGGCACGGCCTTGCCTCGGCAGGGAGGAAAGAAGAGGCGCTGGCGATCCTGAGGAGGCTCGAGGACCGGTCCAAGGAGAAGTATGTGCCCTCGTACTGGATTGCTGTAGTCTACAACGGCTTCCATGACCGGGAAGAGGTCCTGAAGTGGATGAAGGGAGCCTTCGAGGAGAGGTCCAGCTGGCTGGTGTGGTCCAACGTCGAGCCGCGGTTCGACTGGCTGAAGTCCGACGGAGAGTTCAGGTCACTGATCGAGAAAATGCGCTTCCCCGGGACCCCCGCCAATCGTTAA
- a CDS encoding TCP-1/cpn60 chaperonin family protein: MTSSGQPVLILKEGSSQNRGREAQKNNIAAAKLIAEIVKTSIGPRGMDKMLVDSLGDVTITNDGATMLKEIDVQHPAAKMLVEVSKTTDNEVGDGTTSAVVLAGALLEKAEELLDKDVHPTVIVDGYSKASKKAMEALEEIAEKISPNSREWLVKVARTSMQTKLVSREAEELGGLVVDAVLAVAEKAEKGYKVDIDNVKVEKKPGGSLKDTKLIQGIVLDKEVVHSGMPKRVEKAKIALVSAPFEIEKTEFDAKLNINDPSMMKKFLDEETKMLKDMADKVSEVGGTVVVCQKGIDDIAQHYLAKAGILAVRRAKESDMTKLAKATGARIVNNFEDLSESDLGYAALVEERKIEEDRWVFVEGCKNPKAVTILIRGGTQRIVDEGERSLHDALMVTKDVIERPAVVAGGGAAEAEAAYQVLKWAEKLSGREQLAAQKFAEALESIPIALALNAGMDPIDAQVDFRAKHATENGKWFGIEAIDGKVKDMYQRQIFEPLAVKIQVIRSATEAASMILRIDDVIAAGKSKAPSGPPGGGGMGGDGGGDFD, from the coding sequence ATGACCTCGTCCGGCCAGCCGGTCCTCATCCTAAAGGAAGGTTCCAGCCAGAACAGGGGCAGGGAAGCGCAGAAGAACAACATCGCAGCGGCAAAGCTAATCGCCGAGATCGTGAAGACATCCATAGGCCCGCGAGGAATGGACAAGATGCTGGTCGACTCGCTGGGAGACGTTACGATAACAAACGACGGCGCAACGATGCTGAAGGAAATCGACGTCCAGCACCCCGCAGCCAAGATGTTGGTGGAAGTTTCGAAGACGACCGACAACGAGGTCGGTGACGGCACTACCTCCGCGGTCGTCCTCGCGGGAGCCCTTTTGGAGAAGGCCGAGGAGCTTCTCGACAAGGACGTCCACCCCACAGTGATAGTAGACGGTTACTCGAAGGCCTCGAAGAAGGCGATGGAGGCGCTGGAGGAAATTGCTGAGAAGATTTCGCCCAACAGCAGGGAGTGGCTCGTCAAGGTCGCCAGGACCAGCATGCAGACGAAGCTCGTTTCAAGAGAGGCGGAGGAGCTCGGAGGGCTCGTGGTCGACGCAGTACTGGCGGTCGCCGAGAAAGCCGAAAAGGGATACAAGGTCGACATCGACAACGTCAAGGTAGAGAAGAAGCCCGGAGGCTCGCTGAAGGACACCAAGCTGATCCAGGGGATAGTCCTCGACAAAGAGGTTGTACACAGCGGCATGCCCAAGCGGGTCGAGAAGGCGAAGATCGCGCTCGTCAGCGCCCCATTCGAGATCGAGAAGACAGAGTTCGACGCGAAGCTGAACATCAACGACCCGTCGATGATGAAGAAGTTCCTAGACGAGGAGACCAAGATGCTGAAAGACATGGCGGACAAGGTGTCCGAGGTCGGCGGCACGGTCGTGGTGTGCCAGAAGGGGATCGACGACATCGCGCAGCACTACCTCGCAAAGGCAGGAATTCTCGCAGTCAGGCGCGCGAAGGAGAGCGACATGACGAAGCTCGCGAAGGCCACCGGCGCACGGATAGTCAACAACTTCGAGGACCTCTCAGAGAGCGACCTCGGGTACGCGGCGCTCGTCGAGGAGAGGAAGATCGAGGAGGACAGATGGGTCTTTGTCGAGGGCTGCAAGAACCCGAAGGCAGTCACGATTCTGATCAGGGGAGGGACGCAGCGGATAGTAGACGAGGGCGAGAGGTCGCTCCACGACGCGCTGATGGTCACAAAGGACGTCATCGAGCGGCCAGCGGTGGTCGCGGGCGGCGGCGCAGCAGAAGCCGAAGCCGCCTACCAGGTCCTGAAGTGGGCCGAGAAGCTTTCAGGCAGGGAGCAGCTCGCCGCGCAGAAGTTCGCAGAGGCCCTGGAGTCAATCCCAATCGCGCTTGCCCTCAACGCTGGCATGGACCCCATCGACGCTCAGGTCGACTTCCGGGCGAAGCACGCGACCGAGAACGGAAAGTGGTTCGGGATAGAGGCGATCGACGGGAAGGTCAAGGACATGTACCAGCGCCAGATTTTCGAGCCCCTGGCCGTCAAGATCCAGGTCATCAGGTCGGCCACTGAGGCCGCATCGATGATACTTCGCATCGACGACGTCATCGCAGCAGGGAAGTCCAAGGCACCGTCCGGTCCGCCGGGAGGCGGAGGGATGGGCGGTGACGGCGGCGGCGATTTCGACTAG
- a CDS encoding 4a-hydroxytetrahydrobiopterin dehydratase — protein MPRILTTDEVQKGLSSLDGWRLEGDFIVRRFSFKKFMDGISFISQVSKVAERLDHHPDISVRYTNVTLSLQTHSEGGVTSRDLKLAAEIDKERPGGLLE, from the coding sequence TTGCCTAGGATTCTGACCACAGACGAAGTCCAGAAGGGGTTGAGTTCTCTCGACGGGTGGCGGCTCGAGGGGGACTTCATCGTAAGGCGATTCTCATTCAAGAAGTTCATGGACGGAATCTCCTTCATCAGCCAAGTCTCGAAAGTCGCAGAGCGACTGGACCACCATCCGGACATTTCGGTGAGGTACACGAACGTGACGCTTTCGCTTCAGACCCACTCGGAGGGAGGGGTCACATCACGGGACCTCAAATTGGCGGCCGAGATAGACAAGGAAAGGCCTGGCGGACTCCTCGAGTGA
- a CDS encoding nucleotidyltransferase family protein has protein sequence METVVAPPADGLEAATQIIDAAEARGVRLRLLGGLAFKRLCPSASKGRYFRENKDIDLMGKRQDSRGIVKTMETLGYKPREVFNKLNMGQRLIYYDLHNRRRVDLFLDEFVMCHKFNFKESILAGTYTLPITQLIMTKLQVVEKTDKEYLDLCCAFNDFDVASGGSGIRGDEIADLCSRDWGIYTTFRKSLLELRSRLDSLAPDDKGVIGPRVERLISMVEDRPKSLAWRMRATIGEKAKWYDLPESDGDAMLS, from the coding sequence TTGGAGACAGTGGTGGCGCCCCCGGCGGACGGACTCGAGGCGGCCACCCAGATCATAGACGCCGCCGAGGCTCGAGGTGTCCGCCTCAGGCTCCTGGGCGGGCTCGCCTTCAAGAGGCTCTGCCCCAGCGCCAGCAAGGGAAGGTACTTCAGGGAGAACAAGGACATCGACCTGATGGGAAAGAGGCAGGACTCCAGGGGGATCGTGAAAACCATGGAAACGCTTGGTTACAAGCCCAGGGAGGTCTTCAACAAGCTCAACATGGGCCAGAGGCTCATCTACTACGACCTCCACAACAGGCGGAGGGTCGACCTCTTCCTTGACGAGTTCGTGATGTGTCATAAGTTCAACTTCAAGGAGAGCATATTGGCCGGGACTTACACTCTACCAATCACACAACTGATCATGACCAAGCTGCAGGTCGTCGAGAAGACCGACAAGGAGTACCTGGACCTGTGTTGCGCGTTCAATGACTTCGACGTCGCATCGGGCGGGAGCGGGATCAGGGGGGACGAGATCGCAGACCTGTGCTCGAGGGACTGGGGTATCTACACAACGTTCAGGAAGAGCCTACTGGAGCTCCGTTCGCGGCTGGATTCACTGGCCCCGGACGACAAGGGGGTCATCGGGCCGAGGGTAGAGCGCCTGATTTCGATGGTCGAGGATAGGCCAAAGTCGCTCGCGTGGAGGATGAGGGCCACCATCGGCGAGAAGGCGAAGTGGTACGACCTGCCGGAAAGTGACGGGGACGCGATGCTCTCCTAG
- a CDS encoding ATP-binding protein yields MEPFDDIGGEFKASLRQIVTTTRQTVEGSSTVTFRTALVECAYSPRVIKALATGQLVAIPNVQALGGNGAYSLYEIADVYPMHYSMLTLDRSQPAAIRREFMDLIQKEWEKGSKSTWIEVVAAPIGYVMKVDGKEANYERRAQAPLTGSPVKLLSKEAIQKLVCYMPPKGDGDYVFGELLGFAEDTIPFSVNLESLVHYMVGVFAFTGSGKSNLTAMVVRKALRVMPDLKVVIFDVSAEYGVHILDVLNEVPSKVIFTDPFKGTKDLPLEYLKRHASPESFTGKEAVLVKKISELFRDGKVEFVQSSLAGEEEVARFSTYEGLIEVLSNTLNDKYGTVQQKILVPQVVETIKQFLRKNELEVETRFDSRTRDLIAKIQPLLADLDNRSSLKKTFDSLGTVVDAMPEAEEEPEGYTWNKLVDDVLSVEKGSPRVFVINLPEAEDARLETANVITQVFRRRKRSFTLSPRVLFIVDEAQEFIPQNARKEDGTDQSSRALERLLRHGRKYHLNCWISTQRVAHLNTNALQQLHSYFVSTMPRPYDRQLISDTFAIDDAFMDRTLAFQNGDWLLTSFKATATQNIPVFFHAQNNEDVLDEYLGEKKEPQ; encoded by the coding sequence ATGGAGCCATTCGACGACATCGGCGGGGAGTTCAAGGCGAGCCTCAGGCAGATAGTCACGACGACGCGCCAGACCGTGGAGGGGAGTTCCACAGTGACATTCAGAACAGCACTGGTCGAGTGCGCCTATTCCCCGCGGGTCATCAAGGCGCTCGCCACTGGCCAACTCGTCGCGATTCCCAACGTCCAGGCGCTTGGGGGCAACGGCGCCTATTCGCTCTACGAGATAGCTGACGTCTACCCCATGCACTACTCGATGCTCACCCTCGACAGGTCGCAGCCCGCGGCTATCAGGAGGGAGTTCATGGACCTGATCCAGAAAGAGTGGGAGAAGGGCTCCAAGAGCACCTGGATCGAGGTCGTGGCCGCGCCCATAGGATACGTCATGAAGGTCGACGGGAAGGAGGCGAACTACGAAAGGCGCGCCCAGGCTCCCCTAACCGGAAGTCCCGTCAAGCTCCTCAGCAAGGAAGCGATCCAGAAGCTCGTCTGCTACATGCCCCCGAAGGGAGACGGCGACTATGTCTTCGGCGAGCTCCTCGGGTTCGCGGAGGACACGATCCCGTTCTCGGTCAACCTCGAGAGCCTCGTCCACTACATGGTCGGCGTCTTCGCCTTCACGGGCTCCGGGAAGAGCAACCTGACCGCGATGGTGGTCAGGAAGGCCCTCCGCGTCATGCCCGACCTCAAGGTGGTGATCTTCGACGTCTCCGCAGAGTACGGAGTCCACATCCTCGACGTCCTGAACGAAGTCCCAAGCAAGGTGATCTTCACCGACCCCTTCAAGGGGACGAAGGACCTACCCCTCGAGTACCTCAAGAGGCACGCGAGCCCGGAGTCCTTCACCGGGAAGGAGGCCGTTCTCGTCAAGAAGATCTCAGAGCTCTTCCGCGACGGCAAGGTCGAGTTCGTCCAGAGCAGCCTCGCCGGTGAAGAGGAAGTCGCCAGGTTCAGCACCTACGAAGGCCTCATCGAAGTGCTCTCGAATACTCTCAACGATAAATACGGGACGGTACAGCAGAAGATTCTCGTACCTCAGGTCGTCGAGACCATCAAGCAGTTCCTGAGGAAGAACGAACTCGAAGTCGAGACGAGGTTCGACTCCAGGACGAGGGACCTGATCGCCAAGATCCAGCCGCTCCTCGCGGACCTCGACAACCGCTCGTCGCTCAAGAAGACCTTCGACAGCCTCGGGACCGTCGTGGACGCTATGCCGGAGGCGGAAGAGGAGCCGGAGGGCTACACCTGGAACAAACTAGTGGACGATGTCCTCTCGGTGGAGAAGGGTTCACCCAGGGTCTTCGTCATCAACCTCCCCGAAGCGGAGGACGCGCGCCTCGAGACTGCGAACGTCATCACCCAGGTCTTCAGGAGGAGGAAGAGGAGCTTCACCCTGTCCCCGAGGGTCCTCTTCATCGTGGACGAGGCCCAGGAGTTCATCCCTCAGAACGCGCGGAAGGAGGACGGGACAGACCAGTCCAGCAGGGCCTTGGAGAGGCTATTGAGGCACGGGAGGAAGTACCACCTGAACTGCTGGATCAGCACTCAAAGGGTCGCCCACCTCAACACCAACGCCCTCCAGCAGCTGCACAGCTACTTCGTTTCGACGATGCCCAGGCCCTACGACAGGCAGCTGATCTCCGACACCTTCGCCATCGACGACGCCTTCATGGACAGGACGCTTGCCTTCCAGAACGGGGACTGGCTCCTTACCAGTTTCAAAGCGACGGCCACCCAGAACATCCCCGTCTTCTTCCACGCCCAGAACAACGAAGACGTGCTCGACGAGTACCTCGGCGAAAAGAAGGAACCTCAGTAG